Proteins from one Lewinella sp. 4G2 genomic window:
- a CDS encoding DUF4385 domain-containing protein, with protein MRKFDYSLDYKQLDLRERPELYAIGRGEQGVLTVEPYKSEILPNWRFKDPETATKSSEKIWAQFQEYLDKGEFVGADMARKFLQMGYTRARRYANHKGGKKYDGPVPDDKKGVSGAHGRPELPRTPEDPVKAEAARIFKAKWDAAVADERYLKQKADFIERYG; from the coding sequence GTGAGGAAATTCGATTACAGCTTAGACTACAAGCAACTGGACCTACGGGAACGCCCTGAACTCTACGCGATTGGGCGTGGGGAACAGGGCGTGCTCACGGTCGAACCCTACAAGTCGGAGATCCTACCCAACTGGCGATTCAAGGACCCGGAAACGGCCACCAAATCATCAGAAAAGATCTGGGCCCAGTTTCAGGAATACCTGGATAAGGGGGAATTCGTCGGTGCCGATATGGCCCGCAAATTCTTGCAGATGGGCTACACCCGCGCTCGCCGCTACGCCAACCATAAGGGCGGGAAGAAGTATGACGGGCCCGTCCCCGACGACAAAAAGGGCGTCAGTGGCGCCCATGGCCGGCCCGAACTACCCCGTACGCCCGAAGACCCGGTAAAGGCCGAAGCCGCCCGCATCTTCAAAGCCAAGTGGGACGCCGCCGTCGCCGACGAACGCTACCTGAAACAAAAAGCGGACTTCATTGAGCGGTATGGGTAA
- a CDS encoding DUF5655 domain-containing protein has translation MPEIWTCPKCQREFFRQNQTHYCSDRTIEDIFEGKAADVVLAFDALLLAVAEWEPQVIGAGKNAIIFNNGKAWMVVRALKTELDVSFFYNEILKSSAIKTARLDNMGKNKYVHTLRLRDESDVTPEVVDLLRKGFDFILNSKRLPKLKKVVTKKKVRKKK, from the coding sequence ATGCCCGAAATCTGGACCTGCCCCAAATGCCAACGAGAGTTCTTCCGCCAAAACCAAACCCACTACTGCAGTGACCGGACCATCGAAGACATCTTCGAAGGCAAAGCCGCCGACGTCGTACTCGCTTTCGACGCCCTCCTCCTCGCCGTAGCCGAATGGGAGCCCCAAGTGATTGGCGCCGGCAAAAACGCCATCATCTTCAACAATGGCAAAGCCTGGATGGTCGTCCGCGCCCTCAAAACGGAGCTGGACGTGTCCTTCTTTTACAATGAGATCCTCAAAAGCTCCGCCATCAAAACCGCCCGGCTGGATAATATGGGCAAGAACAAATACGTCCACACCCTCCGCCTCCGCGATGAGAGTGACGTCACCCCGGAGGTAGTCGATCTACTCCGCAAAGGCTTTGATTTCATCCTAAATAGTAAGCGGCTCCCGAAATTGAAGAAGGTGGTGACCAAGAAGAAGGTGCGGAAGAAGAAATAG
- a CDS encoding M24B family metallopeptidase, which produces MQQQNISSMTVTEKLAALRRAMLEHQIDAYVVPSTDPHQSEYPAPRWAGREWLSGFTGSAGTLVVTLHESKLWTDGRYFAQADTELADVETELMKDRVAGTPSIEDWLGSTLMSGQNVGADGRVISATTARRMAKKLADNDLNLILEEDLLRGIWSDRPEVPNQPVFEHEADLAGESWQDRLERMMAWQGEQGLDYYVISALDEVAWLLNIRGSDIEFNPLCVAYLVVGTQGDHALFAAPRPEFREWTEKAPDGQSIQTHDYKKISSFLRRVNASNADIGFDPATLSSRLATYAGGDECSQIASPIPGWKAIKNEVALGHLRQTMKHDAVALLRLFHWLKTSDEEIYEADVARKLTALRAEQPGYVTDSFPAIVGYAGNGAIIHYRAPEEGSAKLEKKGLLLLDSGGQYTSGTTDITRTIPMGEVTDEMRENYTRVLMGHIDLAMARFPVGTTGVQLDTLARMPLWSACLNYGHGTGHGVGYFLNVHEGPMGIHSRVNAANGRVPLAAGMVLSNEPGFYKEGEYGIRIENLVAVRPVEGQDGWLEFEDLTVFPINRSLVKEDMLALPQVQWLDQYNQWVATEMKELLSAEENAFLLEMIGG; this is translated from the coding sequence ATGCAGCAACAAAATATCTCTTCCATGACCGTCACCGAAAAACTCGCCGCCCTCCGCCGGGCTATGCTTGAGCACCAGATTGATGCTTACGTCGTCCCCTCTACCGATCCGCACCAGAGTGAGTACCCTGCGCCACGGTGGGCCGGTCGGGAGTGGTTGAGTGGCTTTACGGGGAGTGCGGGTACGCTCGTCGTAACCCTCCACGAGAGTAAGTTGTGGACGGACGGGCGGTACTTCGCCCAGGCCGATACCGAGCTCGCTGACGTGGAAACGGAACTCATGAAAGATCGCGTAGCCGGTACGCCGAGTATAGAGGACTGGTTAGGAAGCACGTTGATGTCCGGCCAGAATGTAGGGGCGGATGGGCGCGTCATTAGCGCCACCACCGCCCGTCGCATGGCCAAGAAATTGGCGGACAACGATCTTAATCTTATCCTCGAGGAAGATTTGCTGCGGGGTATTTGGTCCGACCGCCCCGAAGTACCCAACCAGCCGGTCTTTGAGCACGAGGCAGACCTCGCCGGCGAATCCTGGCAAGATCGCCTGGAACGCATGATGGCCTGGCAGGGGGAGCAGGGGCTGGATTACTATGTAATCTCCGCCCTCGATGAAGTAGCCTGGCTGCTCAATATTCGGGGTAGCGATATCGAATTTAATCCCCTTTGCGTAGCCTACCTGGTGGTGGGTACTCAGGGTGACCACGCCTTATTCGCCGCGCCCCGCCCCGAATTCCGGGAGTGGACGGAAAAAGCGCCCGATGGCCAGAGCATTCAGACCCACGATTACAAGAAAATTAGCAGTTTCCTGCGCCGCGTCAATGCTTCCAACGCGGATATTGGCTTCGACCCCGCCACGCTTTCCAGCCGTTTGGCTACTTATGCCGGTGGTGATGAATGTAGCCAAATCGCCAGTCCCATCCCCGGTTGGAAGGCCATCAAAAACGAGGTAGCGCTTGGTCATCTTCGCCAAACGATGAAACACGATGCTGTCGCGCTGCTGCGTTTGTTTCACTGGCTAAAAACGTCCGACGAAGAAATCTATGAGGCCGACGTAGCGCGAAAACTCACGGCACTGCGCGCCGAGCAGCCGGGCTACGTTACGGATAGCTTTCCGGCCATCGTCGGCTACGCCGGGAACGGGGCCATCATTCATTACCGGGCGCCCGAGGAGGGGTCTGCCAAATTGGAGAAAAAGGGATTGTTGCTCCTGGACTCCGGTGGCCAGTACACGAGTGGAACGACCGACATCACCCGTACCATTCCAATGGGAGAGGTGACGGACGAGATGCGTGAAAATTACACCCGCGTCCTCATGGGCCACATTGATCTGGCGATGGCGCGTTTTCCCGTAGGCACTACGGGCGTCCAGCTCGATACTTTGGCCCGTATGCCACTGTGGTCCGCCTGCCTCAATTACGGCCACGGCACGGGCCACGGGGTGGGTTATTTCCTCAACGTCCACGAAGGGCCGATGGGCATTCACTCCCGCGTCAACGCCGCCAATGGTCGCGTCCCCCTCGCGGCGGGGATGGTCCTCAGCAACGAGCCCGGTTTTTACAAGGAGGGTGAGTACGGTATCCGTATCGAAAACCTCGTCGCCGTCCGCCCCGTCGAAGGCCAGGATGGCTGGTTGGAGTTTGAGGACCTCACCGTATTCCCCATTAATCGCTCACTGGTCAAAGAAGATATGCTGGCGCTGCCGCAGGTGCAATGGTTGGATCAATACAACCAATGGGTAGCCACAGAAATGAAGGAATTACTTTCGGCGGAGGAAAATGCCTTTTTGTTGGAGATGATTGGTGGGTAG
- a CDS encoding pseudouridine synthase: MKAPRRFQRSQARNSTTPPGLDRPKDDIIGMRLNKYLAHSGVASRRQAAELIKAGKCQVNGEVQKSPGYQIEEGDVVVVAGKEVSPDEQFVYILLNKPKNVITTTSDEMDRTTVMDLLGDPNLDNYRLFPVGRLDKDTTGLLLITNDGDTAKRLTHPSHEVVKTYHATLDRDFSEMDLTKMQIGYDLEDGPFAVDWVRFAKEDDRQTVALQIHIGRNRIVRRAFDELGYTVQRLDRVYFGGLTKKDLPRGFWRFLSEEEVRMVRHFS, translated from the coding sequence ATGAAAGCACCCCGCCGTTTCCAACGTTCCCAGGCTCGCAATTCCACCACCCCACCCGGTCTCGACCGGCCGAAGGATGACATCATTGGGATGCGCCTCAACAAGTACCTCGCGCACAGCGGCGTAGCCAGTCGGCGGCAGGCAGCCGAGCTGATTAAGGCGGGGAAGTGCCAGGTGAACGGCGAGGTGCAGAAAAGCCCCGGTTATCAAATTGAGGAAGGGGATGTCGTAGTCGTGGCTGGTAAGGAAGTCTCGCCCGACGAGCAATTCGTCTACATCCTGCTCAACAAGCCGAAGAACGTGATCACTACCACGTCGGACGAGATGGACCGGACCACCGTCATGGACCTCCTCGGCGATCCTAATCTGGACAACTACCGCCTCTTCCCCGTAGGCCGATTGGATAAGGATACGACCGGTCTCCTCCTCATCACCAACGACGGAGACACCGCCAAACGATTGACCCACCCCAGCCACGAAGTCGTCAAAACCTACCACGCTACCCTGGACCGCGACTTCAGCGAAATGGACCTCACCAAAATGCAGATCGGCTACGATTTGGAGGACGGCCCCTTCGCCGTGGACTGGGTCCGGTTCGCCAAGGAAGACGATCGCCAAACGGTGGCGTTGCAGATCCACATTGGCCGTAACCGCATCGTCCGCCGCGCCTTTGATGAATTGGGCTACACGGTGCAGCGCCTGGACCGGGTTTACTTCGGTGGACTTACGAAGAAGGATTTACCGCGGGGTTTTTGGCGGTTTTTGAGTGAGGAGGAGGTGCGGATGGTAAGGCATTTTAGTTAG
- a CDS encoding nucleotidyltransferase family protein yields MTKAEVIRKLRENRLDIKKRFHAEIVALYGSYARDEQSAESDLDLLYQLEENTIFGLVEMEELENYLKNLFNVPAVDLANSNYLNPVVELEIQSDLVYV; encoded by the coding sequence ATGACAAAGGCAGAAGTAATTAGAAAACTAAGAGAAAATCGATTGGACATCAAAAAGAGGTTCCATGCAGAGATCGTAGCCCTTTACGGAAGTTATGCCCGTGATGAGCAATCCGCCGAAAGCGATTTAGACCTCCTCTACCAATTGGAGGAGAATACCATTTTCGGTTTGGTGGAGATGGAGGAATTGGAAAACTACCTTAAAAATCTCTTCAACGTCCCCGCCGTGGACTTGGCAAACTCAAACTACCTCAATCCCGTAGTTGAATTAGAGATACAAAGTGATCTAGTCTATGTATGA
- a CDS encoding type 1 glutamine amidotransferase domain-containing protein, whose protein sequence is MQLSNLRVAALATNGFEEVELTQPRKALEEAGATVTLISPESGKIKAWAGDDWGGTYDVDVVLSEETMGSDYDALLLPGGVLSPDALRINGDALAFVDHFFREGKPVAAICHGSQTMISAGLVQGKRMTAYKAIRTDLVNAGAIVVDEPVVVDGTLVTSRNPDDIPAFNEKMVEVFSRAAVPA, encoded by the coding sequence ATGCAACTATCAAATTTACGCGTGGCCGCCCTGGCTACTAACGGCTTCGAGGAAGTCGAACTCACCCAACCGCGGAAGGCACTCGAGGAGGCTGGCGCAACCGTGACCCTCATCAGCCCGGAATCCGGCAAGATCAAGGCCTGGGCCGGAGATGACTGGGGAGGCACCTACGATGTGGACGTCGTCCTCTCCGAAGAAACGATGGGTAGCGACTACGATGCGCTACTGCTACCCGGCGGCGTATTGAGCCCCGACGCGCTGCGCATTAATGGCGATGCCCTGGCGTTCGTCGATCACTTTTTTCGCGAAGGCAAACCGGTTGCGGCCATCTGCCACGGTAGCCAGACGATGATCTCCGCCGGCCTCGTGCAGGGCAAACGGATGACGGCCTACAAAGCGATCCGGACCGACCTCGTCAACGCCGGCGCGATTGTGGTAGATGAACCGGTAGTGGTGGACGGCACTCTCGTCACCAGCCGGAACCCGGATGACATCCCCGCCTTCAACGAAAAGATGGTGGAGGTCTTCAGCAGAGCCGCCGTACCCGCGTGA